The sequence below is a genomic window from Cicer arietinum cultivar CDC Frontier isolate Library 1 chromosome 6, Cicar.CDCFrontier_v2.0, whole genome shotgun sequence.
TTggaaaaaatcacttttaatgAATTGTAAAGGATTCACTGTGATTGATTCAGATGGAAACCTTGTGTATCGTGTTGATAATTACTCCTTGCACCCCCATGAAGTCATTCTTATGGATGCTTCAGGAAATTCTCTTCTCACCATGCGCCGCCATAGGGTATCACTTCCCCCTTCATCTTTCTTTTCTATTGCTTTTAGCCTTAATTACTTCATACAATACATGTTTATAATTATACATCCACTATTCCATAATTTGCATTCCAGTCTGGGTGATATTTTGTTGCAAttcattcatatataaattGATTCAACTATTGTTCTATTCAAACTAAACAATTATTGTTGAGATTTATGTTCTATTTTAttagaattataaaaaaaataatgtggtatttaataatttagagatttttattatagattttaaaataattgttgtgTTTGTGTACAGCAATGAACGTCACATTTTTTAAgcctattataaaaaataatttactttttagattattttcagaaataatttatttacttccgaaaaataatttttaacaaagaGACTCTTTATTTACTTCCTTGTTTGTAATTCACGTAATGATAAAGCCATGGATCACAAGAGAAAAAGAGTATTTTCAATTCATAAAAGATAATGAATTGTAGtgtctttttttgttttctgaGAAATAATTATAGAGTTTAATTTTACAAGAACACTAACACCGCTAAACTCCtgattataacaaaaaattcattcatatttatgatgttattattatgttatatagaATGTagtcttaataaaaaaatataataataatgttactATGATTTGATTGCAGAAGCTTGGATTAGTAGATAGCTGGAATGTGTATAAAGGGGAAAAGATAGGGAAGCATTGTACGAGGAGAACATGTAAATTGAGTCGGTCAAGAAAGAGTTCTCCAGTTTGTTGCGTAAGGAAGAGTGTGAATATATTAAACGGCAATCCCAATGTACAGGCATACGTCTACCGTGTAACTTCGGATTCGTGTAAACGACACGCGGCGTTTACAGTTGAAGGTTCTTATGCAAACAGAACGTGTAAGGTGTTGGATGAGTATAAGAATACTCTAGCTGAAATCAAAAGAAAGGAAGCTGATACTAAATATGTTTCTTTTgggattgatatttttcagtTGATTGTTTATCCTGGGTTTGATCCTGGGTTTGCCATGGCACTTGTTTTGCTACTGGATCAAATGTTTTCATAACATAATTCAGATAGGATAATAATACATTTTCAATTTGTACTTTCTATATGTTATTATCTCACATACCattgaaaaaatgacaaatgcAAGCTATTTATGAATTCATTTGTAACTGATTGCAATCCCAGCTGTAAACATTTTAGTGTGTTTGGTTCAACTTTCACCAAAATTAATTCtgaatgaataaaattatttctgataaaatttaagtttaaatgatttaagttaaataaaaatgagttcaATAACAAATTTACGAGTAAAAATTGATTCTAAATGAAAAAACTCCAAATTTTAGCTCTACTCATAACAACAAAACATGTCATAATTAATTATGCATCTCTATAATCAATTTTCCCTTCtccaaaaatataaacaaacataaataaaacCGAACATGCAATTAAAACTGTTCATAGTTCCCTATGTAACGCACAAATACCCCAGTCATTGCTAAGGGGTATACATTGCACGAAAAAAGGTATTCTGTCATTGTAACGCAATTCTACACACGCACGCACGCACCCATACAATCGGACAAAAAGGAGATATCCTCGTCTCAATACATGTTCCTCCCCAGTAAGCAATGAATTATGCTGTTTTATACAACTGTGTTTAATGTTACAACATCTGAATCATGTTTGCCCTTGGACATGACCCTAGCAACAAATTCATTGCAGGCTTGCAGTCACagcataataaatatatacaacAAGCAGCCTTTCAATAACCTAAACATTTGCTAATCACACAACAGCTCCTAGTTGCTGATGAGTCTACAGTCAATAAGGATTGATCAATCTGACTTGTCCCTTCCCCTTTTCCAATCCATCAATACTAATTTTCCAACTTGATGTTGACCACCATCATAAGCCTTATCCAAATCCCTTGGAGGTGGGGGCATCATCATACAATGTTGCTTTACGATGCTCGAATTTGTCCGTTTGTTTTCTACATTTGAGTCCCTAACTAGTTTACTGGGTAATGATCTACCTGATTTTGAAGTTGGCCATGGACAGGCTCCTTTCTTCACATTATTGGAGTGACTGCTATTCTTATTATCGATGGTCGAAAGCTTTGGCTTCTTTGATGGCATTATCTGCTCCACTCTCCTGGCCACCTTGTCAGATCGAACCACTGAAACTGCCGTTGAAGGGACGTCTTCAAGTTTCTCGTTGGAGTTAAAATAGCAAGCTTTCATGGCCTTATGCGAAGTTTTCCTTTGCCATCTCAAAATTCCATCTGAGCTCTGCCTAATTGGGTGAGTTTTAATTTCACAGAGAGTTTGTGCAGCAGCTAATACTGTTGGGCAACGTTCATCTGCTGCAAACAAAAATGATAAGCAGAAGGTCTTGCTAAAAAAGCAACTTCTAAAAGAAAACACCATGTACATAATTATTCAGACAAGTGTCCACTAGCAAAAAATGTGTTTTACTCAATAACAATATACAATTTTCTTTGCATTAAACTTGGCCTACGAATTGACTGAGATCTGTCAGATGACTCCAAAAGGGAGAAAGTGAAGGGAGAGAGGAGAGAAGGGAGAAGACTAAACAGAAAGTTTCGTCCTCAACCTTGACATGTGACGTCATACTAGTCTCTCTGCACTAACATAACATGAATAGGAGatttcaatttatgttttttgtcCGTCCCCTCAATTCTCAATGTACGTTTTTGTTGGACACCTTAGTCATCTGCTATGGACTAAAATTATTGACGGAACATAGGTCGATTccttttaattatgataatgaGTGCCAAAGCTGGGGGTGGACATGTAGTTCAACCGAAGAAAAAGTAGAGATAACAAGTTAAAAATTCAGGTAGCTTAAGATGATTATTACCTGTATCAACCTGAAAATCTTTAGAACAAGTTATGGGAGACGACGAATCCAACCGACGAAAAGGAAGATTAGCAAACAAAGATTGAAAAACTTTGTTGTCTGAATTTCCAGATGAAGGGACAAGGCTCTGATCATAACTGAATGAATCAAAGTTCGTGAACGAACTGCGATCAATATCCGTAGAGCTAGCAATGACACCTATCCTTGCCCATTTACCTTGACATGTACTTCTACTGGTTGATAACTTAGCTGTGTCAGAATTAGTTCTACAATGGCCACCAAAAGCATGTGACCATGGGAAGGCTGGCAAGCTTGGTCGACGAGATACCTGCTTGCCCGAACGTAGATCATTACTATTCTTTGTGCTAATCGCAGGTTTGGAGACATCAATCAGCAAAGACTCAAAATCTCGGAATGGATGTAGTGCAATCCGTTCTAATACATCCTTAGGTTGACAAAATGGAAAGTCAAGCGGACTAGCTGTACATTCTGTTTTGCTACAGAGATCCTGGATGTCAAGCACTAGTGAGTACAAAATCACATTTACATTATATACAGATCAATCATATGTAGAAGCAAGTTACTTTGCATAAATGATCAAGCACAAGTAGTAAGTTCCTTTTAGTGATCAAATGACACAGCCTTCATGGGCAgtccacaaaattcaaaaaatttattttcttataacaGAAACTGAATGTATACTTGAAACAATTTAATACTAACCTTCTGACATGAAGACGTATCTGTTGCGCAAGACTTCTCTTTATCCACATTAACAGCACTTTCTACTGCACAAACTGAACTAAATTGGAAAGTGGACATTTTCTTGTTGGGAGAGTAGTCCACCTCCATATTTTGAGACTGAACAGGTTTTGGGAACTGAAGGATACAACAAGCCTTTCTAACTGAACTCAAAAAACTTCCATTGTTTGATGTTTTCTTCCCTTTATCTTTGCTTATAGTGGGGCAGTCAAAAGTGCCCTTAAGGAGTTCTTCTAACGGGGGCTCATCCACGAGCTTTGTGACATCATGAAAATCATGTTTCAGACCATATAAACCTAGCAAATAGTTTCCAAAAGTCCGTTGAAGTTAATTTAAACTCTACTCAGTAATTGCAGCaacaaatcattaaaaaaaagattcAGGTAGATAGCATCACTTTTAAACATTACTatcataaaaaacaaaagagtGATTTGTTACTTGGAATTGTAGGTTAATGATGGGATGACAGATTAGAAGAACACATCATTTGCTGATGTATGGCTGCACGTAAGCTTAGATACTAACTATCAGGCATTATAGGTAGGTggtataaaatcataattaggAAGCCATTATTTTTATATGCTCGCATAAAAAGTTGGCTCAGAAATTTATACtgtaaattgtaattaaacCAAAAATATACGACAGTGTAAATTTTAACAAGGGCAAAGAattaaacaacaaaaacaacaaccAAGCCTTGTCCCAATAAGTAGGGTCGGCAACATGGATCAAACAACACCATTATGAGATAACAAATTCCAAAACGTCCTTAAAATTTAATCGTTAGCGCTCTTGATTGGGGTAATTTCagatattttcaatttaaaagcACCATAAAAGCATTTGGCTTCTCCTCTCACTCTGCTTCACCCCTACTGTCATTTTTCACCCTCTCACTAATATAGTATAAATTATGTAAAAGATTGAAAATATCAACCATCCCACTCTTTGCTCCGTATAGCATTT
It includes:
- the LOC101511779 gene encoding protein LURP-one-related 17, translating into MRVFPRFKFLSRAVVHQENEGEHDLVLERNKYPIVTEGNLCTTLTVWKKSLLMNCKGFTVIDSDGNLVYRVDNYSLHPHEVILMDASGNSLLTMRRHRKLGLVDSWNVYKGEKIGKHCTRRTCKLSRSRKSSPVCCVRKSVNILNGNPNVQAYVYRVTSDSCKRHAAFTVEGSYANRTCKVLDEYKNTLAEIKRKEADTKYVSFGIDIFQLIVYPGFDPGFAMALVLLLDQMFS
- the LOC101512093 gene encoding uncharacterized protein isoform X3; protein product: MKTSAEIPSCNEFLKTPLCKSSSQLPHLKAEDLSKNVLSGNGKNGALTTSRIEGVSLQRKSAKSSRSSSSCSKRPRMSQSEDNTSPNGTEDSKDISDKHGSHNPKCASPEKSHLPKQKSINSKRGDKKSFKVPSAKAKFESSSMKAGTSVFSSAGGANNFFGLYGLKHDFHDVTKLVDEPPLEELLKGTFDCPTISKDKGKKTSNNGSFLSSVRKACCILQFPKPVQSQNMEVDYSPNKKMSTFQFSSVCAVESAVNVDKEKSCATDTSSCQKDLCSKTECTASPLDFPFCQPKDVLERIALHPFRDFESLLIDVSKPAISTKNSNDLRSGKQVSRRPSLPAFPWSHAFGGHCRTNSDTAKLSTSRSTCQGKWARIGVIASSTDIDRSSFTNFDSFSYDQSLVPSSGNSDNKVFQSLFANLPFRRLDSSSPITCSKDFQVDTADERCPTVLAAAQTLCEIKTHPIRQSSDGILRWQRKTSHKAMKACYFNSNEKLEDVPSTAVSVVRSDKVARRVEQIMPSKKPKLSTIDNKNSSHSNNVKKGACPWPTSKSGRSLPSKLVRDSNVENKRTNSSIVKQHCMMMPPPPRDLDKAYDGGQHQVGKLVLMDWKRGRDKSD
- the LOC101512093 gene encoding uncharacterized protein isoform X1, which produces MGSEAFGRPTHSNSIHFSNSSSQFQNVVANMKTSAEIPSCNEFLKTPLCKSSSQLPHLKAEDLSKNVLSGNGKNGALTTSRIEGVSLQRKSAKSSRSSSSCSKRPRMSQSEDNTSPNGTEDSKDISDKHGSHNPKCASPEKSHLPKQKSINSKRGDKKSFKVPSAKAKFESSSMKAGTSVFSSAGGANNFFGLYGLKHDFHDVTKLVDEPPLEELLKGTFDCPTISKDKGKKTSNNGSFLSSVRKACCILQFPKPVQSQNMEVDYSPNKKMSTFQFSSVCAVESAVNVDKEKSCATDTSSCQKDLCSKTECTASPLDFPFCQPKDVLERIALHPFRDFESLLIDVSKPAISTKNSNDLRSGKQVSRRPSLPAFPWSHAFGGHCRTNSDTAKLSTSRSTCQGKWARIGVIASSTDIDRSSFTNFDSFSYDQSLVPSSGNSDNKVFQSLFANLPFRRLDSSSPITCSKDFQVDTADERCPTVLAAAQTLCEIKTHPIRQSSDGILRWQRKTSHKAMKACYFNSNEKLEDVPSTAVSVVRSDKVARRVEQIMPSKKPKLSTIDNKNSSHSNNVKKGACPWPTSKSGRSLPSKLVRDSNVENKRTNSSIVKQHCMMMPPPPRDLDKAYDGGQHQVGKLVLMDWKRGRDKSD
- the LOC101512093 gene encoding uncharacterized protein isoform X2 encodes the protein MGSEAFGRPTHSNSIHFSNSSSQFQNVVANMKTSAEIPSCNEFLKTPLCKSSSQLPHLKAEDLSKNVLSGNGKNGALTTSRIEGVSLQRKSAKSSRSSSSCSKRPRMSQSEDNTSPNGTEDSKDISDKHGSHNPKCASPEKSHLPKQKSINSKRGDKKSFKVPSAKAKFESSSMKAGTSVFSSAGGANNFFGLYGLKHDFHDVTKLVDEPPLEELLKGTFDCPTISKDKGKKTSNNGSFLSSVRKACCILQFPKPVQSQNMEVDYSPNKKMSTFQFSSVCAVESAVNVDKEKSCATDTSSCQKDLCSKTECTASPLDFPFCQPKDVLERIALHPFRDFESLLIDVSKPAISTKNSNDLRSGKQVSRRPSLPAFPWSHAFGGHCRTNSDTAKLSTSRSTCQGKWARIGVIASSTDIDRSSFTNFDSFSYDQSLVPSSGNSDNKVFQSLFANLPFRRLDSSSPITCSKDFQVDTDERCPTVLAAAQTLCEIKTHPIRQSSDGILRWQRKTSHKAMKACYFNSNEKLEDVPSTAVSVVRSDKVARRVEQIMPSKKPKLSTIDNKNSSHSNNVKKGACPWPTSKSGRSLPSKLVRDSNVENKRTNSSIVKQHCMMMPPPPRDLDKAYDGGQHQVGKLVLMDWKRGRDKSD